A single genomic interval of Pelagerythrobacter marensis harbors:
- a CDS encoding helix-turn-helix transcriptional regulator — MTCAAPERHEPGAALDRHRHTDGYIALVLEGGYEEAGETGRLRAAPGTVVVHHPWSAHRDRFGTRGARVLNLPLAAGLDEGPGTVADPDAIVRLAERDPVAAAEAVRADFRPRAIEAVDWPDLLARALSTDETFAIRDWAHEVGLDPASVSRGFSRVYGVSPKRFRLETRTRRALLALADWSGSLAALAAECGFADQAHLARSARTLTGTAPSFLRRSDTGDPGEA; from the coding sequence GTGACCTGCGCAGCGCCCGAGCGCCATGAACCGGGGGCAGCGCTCGACCGCCATCGCCACACCGATGGCTATATCGCGCTCGTTCTGGAAGGCGGGTACGAGGAAGCCGGCGAGACCGGCCGTCTGCGGGCCGCACCGGGGACAGTGGTGGTCCACCACCCCTGGTCGGCCCATCGCGACCGGTTTGGGACACGCGGCGCGCGCGTTCTCAACCTTCCCTTGGCGGCGGGGCTGGACGAAGGGCCTGGAACCGTCGCCGACCCCGACGCGATCGTGCGTCTGGCGGAGCGCGACCCGGTTGCCGCGGCGGAAGCGGTGCGGGCCGATTTTCGCCCTCGCGCGATAGAGGCGGTGGATTGGCCCGACCTGCTCGCCCGGGCGCTCTCGACCGACGAGACATTCGCAATTCGCGACTGGGCGCACGAGGTCGGGCTGGACCCCGCCTCGGTCAGCCGCGGGTTCTCCCGCGTCTATGGCGTTTCCCCCAAGCGTTTCCGGCTCGAAACGCGCACGCGGCGTGCCCTGCTTGCGCTGGCCGACTGGTCCGGCTCTCTCGCGGCACTGGCAGCAGAATGCGGATTTGCCGATCAGGCCCATCTCGCCCGTTCGGCCCGGACGCTGACGGGCACGGCACCCTCCTTCCTCCGGCGCAGCGACACCGGCGATCCGGGCGAGGCCTGA
- a CDS encoding LLM class flavin-dependent oxidoreductase: MIDFSVLDLVPVREGGTLEEAYAASAALARTAEATGCKRFWIAEHHAMEGIGGGATSVVIAHIGQATSTIRIGAGGIMLPNHNPFVIAEQFGTLAALFPGRVDLGLGRAPGAGPELQRALRKDLHRAAELFPQDVAELRAMLSGDPELPIRPTPGFGADVEMWMLGSSLFGAQLAARLGLPYAFASHFAPTHLDAALALYRRDFQPSEALEKPRVMAAMTVFAAETAEEAELIASSQAQSFVRLRTGNPGRLPPPVPGYRDSLPPQARAILDHIGEASAIGTPHDVRAKIEAFVDRTGADEIMLSGATYAPEARIRMLELVTEAMG; this comes from the coding sequence ATGATCGATTTTTCCGTTCTCGACCTCGTTCCGGTGCGCGAAGGCGGCACGCTGGAGGAAGCCTATGCCGCCTCCGCCGCTCTCGCCCGTACGGCCGAGGCCACCGGGTGCAAGCGATTCTGGATCGCCGAACATCACGCGATGGAGGGGATCGGGGGCGGTGCGACATCCGTCGTCATCGCGCATATCGGGCAGGCGACCTCCACCATTCGCATCGGTGCGGGCGGGATCATGCTGCCCAACCACAACCCTTTCGTGATCGCCGAACAGTTCGGCACGCTGGCCGCGCTGTTCCCCGGCCGGGTCGATCTCGGGCTCGGGCGTGCGCCCGGTGCCGGGCCGGAGCTGCAGCGCGCCTTGCGCAAGGATCTGCACCGCGCGGCCGAGCTGTTCCCGCAGGACGTGGCGGAACTGCGCGCCATGCTGTCGGGCGATCCGGAACTGCCTATCCGTCCGACACCCGGCTTCGGCGCCGATGTCGAGATGTGGATGCTCGGCTCCAGCCTGTTCGGGGCGCAGCTCGCCGCGCGCCTGGGCCTGCCCTATGCCTTCGCGAGCCATTTCGCGCCGACGCATCTCGACGCGGCGCTCGCGCTCTATCGGCGGGACTTTCAGCCTTCGGAAGCGCTGGAGAAACCGCGCGTCATGGCGGCCATGACGGTGTTCGCCGCGGAAACCGCCGAAGAAGCCGAGCTGATCGCCTCGTCGCAGGCGCAAAGCTTCGTCCGGCTGCGCACCGGCAACCCGGGGCGCCTGCCGCCGCCCGTCCCCGGCTATCGCGACAGCCTGCCGCCGCAGGCACGCGCGATCCTCGACCATATCGGCGAGGCGTCGGCAATCGGCACGCCCCACGACGTCAGGGCGAAGATCGAGGCGTTCGTCGACCGAACCGGGGCAGACGAAATCATGCTGTCGGGCGCGACTTACGCGCCCGAGGCGCGCATCCGCATGCTGGAGCTGGTGACCGAGGCGATGGGCTGA
- a CDS encoding M28 family metallopeptidase gives MIRRILAATAVLTLAACNGAVDETRGDAALDIPEVEVPDISVETVREATRVLSSDEFEGRLPGTAGEEKTLAYLVEQFEKAGLEPGNEGSWFQEVPLVEITGRDFAPLTVKAGGETMAFDYADDWVGVSYRETPTTTVEDSELVFVGYGINAPEKGWNDYEGVDMTGKTAVILVNDPDYESETLDGPFNGKAMTYYGRWTYKYEEAARQGATGAIIVHDTYPASYGWTTVRNSWSGAQAYAQREDGGADQTVMNGWIQKPVAERILEATGHSLAELSEAAKKKGFKAVPLGATVSTSFENDTRSFASKNVIGILPGAERPDEYVLHTAHWDHLGKCAPGEEDEICNGAIDNATGTAALIALAEAHARAGAPDRSLVFLAVTAEEQGLLGSEYYAANPVFPLEQTVGGVNMDALSLAGPANDVTVVGPGKSQLDDFLTAALTAEGRVGTPNPSPEAGYYYRSDHFSMAKRGLPMLYVDGGQDLVDGGTEAGKAYEDRYRETAYHAVGDEFDENWDWSGVAQDLRLYYRLGRMLAMSTSWPNWREGDEFRRTRDEACTAAEDGC, from the coding sequence ATGATCCGCCGCATTCTTGCCGCCACTGCCGTGCTGACGCTCGCCGCGTGCAACGGCGCCGTCGACGAAACCCGGGGCGATGCCGCGCTCGACATTCCCGAAGTCGAAGTGCCCGACATTTCGGTCGAGACCGTGCGCGAAGCGACTCGCGTATTGTCGTCCGACGAATTCGAAGGCCGCCTGCCGGGCACCGCGGGCGAGGAGAAGACCCTCGCCTATCTCGTCGAGCAGTTCGAGAAGGCCGGGCTGGAGCCGGGGAACGAGGGCAGCTGGTTCCAGGAGGTTCCGCTGGTCGAGATCACCGGGCGCGATTTCGCGCCGCTGACGGTGAAGGCCGGGGGCGAGACGATGGCGTTCGATTACGCCGACGACTGGGTGGGCGTTTCCTATCGCGAGACGCCCACGACCACCGTCGAAGACAGCGAACTGGTCTTCGTCGGATATGGCATCAACGCGCCGGAAAAAGGCTGGAACGATTACGAAGGCGTCGACATGACCGGGAAGACCGCGGTCATCCTGGTCAACGACCCCGATTACGAATCCGAAACGCTGGACGGCCCGTTCAACGGCAAGGCGATGACCTACTACGGCCGCTGGACCTACAAGTACGAGGAGGCCGCGCGCCAGGGTGCGACCGGCGCGATCATCGTGCACGACACTTACCCTGCGTCCTATGGCTGGACGACGGTCCGCAACAGCTGGTCCGGTGCGCAGGCCTATGCCCAGCGCGAGGACGGCGGGGCCGACCAGACGGTTATGAACGGCTGGATCCAGAAGCCGGTGGCCGAACGGATACTCGAAGCGACCGGCCATAGCCTGGCCGAGCTTTCGGAAGCGGCGAAGAAGAAGGGCTTCAAGGCCGTGCCGCTGGGCGCGACGGTGTCGACCTCGTTCGAAAACGACACGCGCAGCTTCGCCTCGAAGAACGTGATCGGCATTCTTCCGGGCGCCGAGCGCCCCGACGAATACGTGCTCCACACCGCGCACTGGGACCATCTGGGCAAGTGCGCGCCGGGCGAAGAGGACGAAATCTGCAACGGCGCGATCGACAATGCCACGGGCACCGCCGCGCTGATCGCTCTGGCCGAGGCCCATGCCCGGGCCGGCGCGCCCGATCGCAGCCTCGTGTTCCTGGCCGTTACGGCCGAGGAGCAGGGCCTGCTGGGGTCGGAGTATTACGCCGCCAACCCGGTCTTCCCGCTCGAACAGACGGTTGGCGGGGTCAACATGGATGCGCTGTCGCTCGCCGGACCGGCGAACGATGTCACCGTGGTCGGCCCGGGCAAGTCGCAGCTCGACGATTTCCTCACCGCCGCGCTGACGGCGGAAGGCCGCGTCGGCACGCCCAACCCCTCTCCCGAGGCGGGTTACTACTATCGTTCCGACCACTTCAGCATGGCCAAGCGCGGCCTGCCGATGCTCTATGTCGATGGCGGGCAGGACCTTGTCGACGGCGGCACCGAGGCGGGCAAGGCCTACGAAGACCGTTATCGCGAAACGGCCTATCACGCCGTCGGCGACGAGTTCGACGAGAACTGGGACTGGTCGGGCGTCGCGCAGGATCTGCGCCTCTATTACCGCCTCGGCCGCATGCTCGCGATGTCGACGTCGTGGCCCAACTGGCGCGAAGGCGACGAATTCCGCCGCACCCGGGATGAAGCCTGTACGGCGGCAGAGGACGGCTGCTGA
- the thrS gene encoding threonine--tRNA ligase — protein sequence MTELLKISLPDGSVREVEPGTTPADVAAAIGPGLAKAALAARVDGEVRDLNRAFEGDAELALITARDEADALELVRHDYAHVLAEAVQALWPGTQITFGPATEDGFYYDVKAPDSRDPFSMDDLPAIEEKMREIIRADKPLRREVWSREALIDKWQSEGETFKAEWARELPEGEELTVYWSGDDWLDMCRGPHLASTGKLDPQAFKLMRVAGAYWRGDQRNAQLTRIYGTGWLNKKQLDAHLHRLEEAAKRDHRKLGREMDLFHLQEEAHGSVFWHPQGYRIWRALESYMRRAIDEAGYREIKTPQVMDARQWEQSGHWGKYRENMFVIPDEVPNVEDEGPLVSDAADWMALKPMNCPAHVLVFKQGITSYRDLPLRLYENGCCHRNEPHGALHGLMRVRQFTQDDAHIFCTEAQIVDEVRKFCELADRIYKDFGFSYEIKLALRPEQRFGSDADWDKAEAELRQAVIDAGMATEEYGWEELPGEGAFYAPKLEWHLTDAIGRTWQVGTIQSDRVLPERLDATYVGEDGEKHRPVMLHRAIFGSYERFIGILIEHYAGRLPVWLAPTQAVVATIVSDADSYANDVAAKLEAAGIRAERDLRNEKINYKVREHSLAKVPHLLVVGKREAEEGTVAVRTLGERQQKVMPLDDAIAMLREAASPPDLRG from the coding sequence ATGACGGAACTGCTCAAGATCAGCCTGCCAGACGGATCGGTGCGCGAGGTCGAGCCGGGCACCACGCCGGCCGATGTTGCCGCCGCGATCGGACCGGGGCTGGCCAAGGCGGCGCTCGCCGCTCGCGTCGACGGCGAGGTGCGCGACCTCAACCGCGCCTTCGAAGGCGATGCCGAACTGGCGCTGATCACCGCGCGCGACGAGGCCGATGCGCTGGAGCTGGTCCGTCACGACTATGCCCACGTCCTGGCGGAGGCGGTCCAGGCCCTCTGGCCGGGCACGCAGATCACTTTCGGCCCGGCGACGGAAGACGGTTTCTATTACGACGTGAAAGCGCCCGACAGCCGCGATCCGTTCTCGATGGACGACCTGCCCGCGATCGAGGAGAAGATGCGCGAGATCATTCGCGCCGACAAACCGCTGCGCCGCGAAGTCTGGAGCCGCGAGGCGCTGATCGACAAGTGGCAGTCCGAAGGCGAAACGTTCAAGGCCGAATGGGCGAGGGAATTGCCCGAGGGCGAAGAGCTGACGGTGTATTGGTCGGGCGACGACTGGCTCGACATGTGCCGCGGCCCGCACCTCGCTTCCACCGGCAAGCTCGACCCGCAGGCGTTCAAGCTGATGCGGGTGGCCGGCGCCTACTGGCGCGGCGACCAGCGCAACGCCCAGCTCACGCGGATCTACGGCACCGGCTGGCTCAACAAGAAACAGCTCGACGCGCATCTTCACAGGCTGGAGGAAGCGGCCAAGCGCGACCATCGCAAGCTGGGCCGCGAGATGGACCTGTTCCACCTGCAGGAAGAAGCGCACGGCAGCGTCTTCTGGCACCCCCAGGGCTATCGCATCTGGCGCGCGCTCGAATCCTATATGCGCCGCGCGATCGACGAAGCCGGCTATCGCGAGATCAAGACGCCGCAAGTGATGGACGCGCGCCAATGGGAGCAGTCCGGCCACTGGGGCAAGTATCGCGAGAACATGTTCGTCATCCCCGACGAAGTGCCCAATGTCGAGGACGAGGGGCCGCTGGTGTCCGACGCCGCCGACTGGATGGCGCTCAAGCCGATGAACTGCCCGGCGCATGTGCTGGTCTTCAAGCAGGGCATCACCAGCTATCGCGACCTGCCGCTGCGCCTCTACGAAAACGGGTGCTGCCACCGCAACGAGCCGCACGGCGCGCTTCACGGGCTGATGCGCGTGCGCCAGTTCACGCAGGACGACGCCCACATCTTCTGCACCGAAGCGCAGATCGTCGACGAGGTGCGCAAGTTCTGCGAGCTGGCCGACCGGATCTACAAGGATTTCGGCTTCTCTTACGAGATCAAGCTGGCCCTGCGCCCCGAACAGCGTTTCGGCAGCGATGCCGACTGGGACAAGGCCGAGGCGGAGCTGCGCCAGGCGGTGATCGATGCCGGCATGGCAACCGAGGAATACGGGTGGGAGGAACTGCCCGGCGAAGGCGCGTTCTATGCTCCCAAGCTCGAATGGCATCTGACCGACGCGATCGGCCGCACCTGGCAGGTCGGCACGATCCAGTCGGACCGCGTGCTGCCCGAACGGCTCGACGCCACATATGTCGGCGAAGATGGCGAGAAGCACCGCCCGGTCATGCTGCACCGCGCGATCTTCGGTTCCTACGAACGCTTCATCGGCATCCTGATCGAACACTACGCCGGCCGTCTCCCGGTCTGGCTCGCGCCGACGCAGGCCGTGGTGGCGACGATCGTTTCCGATGCCGACAGTTATGCGAACGACGTCGCGGCCAAGCTCGAAGCGGCAGGAATCCGCGCCGAACGCGACCTCAGGAACGAGAAGATCAACTACAAGGTGCGCGAACACTCGCTGGCCAAAGTCCCCCACCTGCTGGTGGTCGGCAAACGCGAGGCGGAGGAAGGCACCGTCGCGGTGCGCACACTGGGTGAACGGCAACAGAAAGTCATGCCGCTCGACGATGCAATCGCAATGCTGCGCGAGGCGGCATCGCCGCCGGACCTGCGCGGGTGA
- a CDS encoding alpha/beta hydrolase, with the protein MTDDIDFHRLGDGRRIAFRHFAGHGDGAAQPTLVFLPGYMSDMAGGKATAVFGWARSRGQPCLLLDYSGCGRSGGEFAEGTLSRWREEVLALVASRAEGPVTLIGSSMGGWLMLLAGEALGPRMAGMVGIAAAPDFSDWGFDERQKADLAAGRTVLEDNPYGPEPTPTYPAFWQDAQDNRLLEREIAVDCPVRLLHGQRDPDVPWETSLRTAAALRSDDVQVTLVKDGDHRLSREQDIDLLLRTLAALPIQ; encoded by the coding sequence ATGACCGACGATATCGATTTCCACCGGCTCGGCGATGGCCGCCGCATCGCTTTCCGACACTTTGCCGGCCACGGCGATGGCGCCGCGCAGCCGACGCTGGTGTTCCTGCCCGGCTATATGTCCGACATGGCGGGCGGGAAGGCGACTGCGGTGTTCGGGTGGGCCAGGTCGCGCGGGCAGCCCTGCCTTCTGCTCGACTATTCGGGATGCGGCCGCAGCGGGGGCGAATTTGCCGAGGGCACTTTGTCGCGCTGGCGCGAAGAAGTGCTCGCGCTGGTCGCGTCGCGTGCAGAAGGGCCGGTGACCCTGATCGGGTCCTCGATGGGCGGATGGCTCATGCTGCTCGCCGGCGAAGCGCTCGGCCCCCGTATGGCCGGCATGGTCGGAATCGCCGCGGCGCCCGATTTTTCCGACTGGGGTTTCGACGAACGGCAGAAAGCCGATCTGGCCGCCGGGCGAACGGTGCTGGAAGACAATCCCTACGGTCCCGAACCCACGCCGACCTATCCGGCGTTCTGGCAGGATGCGCAGGACAACCGCCTGCTGGAGCGCGAGATCGCGGTCGATTGCCCGGTGCGCCTGCTGCATGGCCAGCGCGATCCCGACGTGCCCTGGGAAACCAGCTTGCGGACCGCAGCGGCGCTGCGTTCGGACGACGTACAGGTGACATTGGTGAAAGACGGCGATCACCGCCTGTCGCGCGAACAGGATATCGACCTGCTGTTGCGAACGCTCGCCGCGCTCCCCATCCAATAG
- a CDS encoding helix-turn-helix transcriptional regulator yields MKNRLKVLRAERDWSQQDLAQRLEVSRQSVNAIETGRYDPSLPLAFRIAALFEMPIEAIFQPD; encoded by the coding sequence GTGAAGAACCGGCTCAAGGTGCTTCGCGCCGAACGCGACTGGAGCCAGCAGGATCTGGCGCAGCGGCTCGAAGTTTCGCGCCAGAGCGTGAACGCGATCGAGACGGGCCGCTACGATCCCTCGCTTCCGCTGGCCTTCCGCATTGCCGCATTGTTCGAAATGCCGATCGAAGCTATATTCCAGCCGGACTGA
- a CDS encoding agmatine deiminase family protein: MAMPPMPPEWAPQDWLWIGFPHDAGEWPGYLERAQEQIAAFANTVAESGQAVRLLVRDAANEARARALVSAGVTLERRAFGDIWLRDTGPLVRADGSALRCGFNGWGGKYEMAGDREIGADLARDAGLPLAVSDWILEGGAIDGDGTGLVVTTEQCLLNPNRNPSLSRQEIERWLARDLGFDRVLWLGEGLVNDHTDGHVDNLARFVAPGRLALPRATGSGDPNAAIYADAKTRAEAFGVEVCEIPSPGLVTRGDLIEPASYANFAITTNLVVVPTFGSIHDDDAVAAIAALFPDRATIGLPADAVLAGGGGFHCASQQMPAQVLGD, from the coding sequence ATGGCGATGCCCCCGATGCCGCCCGAATGGGCGCCGCAGGACTGGCTATGGATCGGCTTCCCCCACGATGCCGGCGAATGGCCCGGCTATCTGGAGCGCGCGCAGGAACAGATCGCGGCTTTCGCCAATACGGTCGCCGAAAGCGGGCAGGCCGTGCGCCTGCTCGTGCGCGATGCGGCGAACGAAGCGCGGGCGAGGGCGCTCGTTTCGGCCGGCGTGACGCTGGAGCGGCGCGCGTTCGGGGACATCTGGCTGCGCGACACCGGGCCTCTGGTGCGTGCCGACGGATCGGCGCTGCGCTGCGGCTTCAACGGCTGGGGCGGCAAGTACGAAATGGCCGGCGACCGGGAGATCGGGGCCGATCTGGCGCGCGACGCCGGCTTGCCGCTGGCCGTGTCGGACTGGATCCTCGAAGGTGGGGCGATCGACGGCGACGGCACCGGCCTCGTCGTCACCACCGAACAGTGCCTGCTCAACCCCAATCGCAACCCTTCGCTCTCGCGGCAGGAGATCGAGCGGTGGCTGGCGCGCGATCTCGGCTTCGACCGGGTGCTGTGGCTGGGCGAGGGGCTGGTCAACGACCACACCGACGGGCACGTCGACAACCTTGCGCGCTTCGTCGCGCCGGGTCGGCTGGCACTGCCGCGTGCGACTGGCTCGGGCGACCCCAATGCCGCGATTTATGCCGATGCGAAAACCCGGGCCGAGGCGTTTGGAGTGGAGGTCTGCGAAATCCCCTCGCCGGGCCTGGTGACGCGGGGGGACCTGATCGAACCGGCGAGCTACGCCAATTTCGCGATCACCACGAACCTCGTGGTGGTGCCGACTTTCGGCTCGATCCACGACGACGACGCGGTGGCTGCCATCGCCGCGCTGTTCCCCGACCGCGCGACCATCGGCCTTCCCGCCGATGCCGTCCTGGCCGGCGGGGGCGGATTCCATTGCGCCAGCCAGCAGATGCCGGCGCAGGTGCTCGGCGATTAA